The following proteins are co-located in the Camelina sativa cultivar DH55 chromosome 12, Cs, whole genome shotgun sequence genome:
- the LOC104729735 gene encoding pentatricopeptide repeat-containing protein MRL1, chloroplastic isoform X2: MEVSSTFVSSTTTRSSKYLTLTSYSPVILPASSLRSIRRDFLGCCHSLRPSSPHNNLRTRSGKRNSRRSYYTRSPRLVVRASIDSGLILVVVAVTTFSAIAFAYCHNSFRKRNSSDKVTASPPKIHGGESGHLDGDVHKGSPVGINGGFSKMEEKSVIKLEEEEAHRLQGTTVMELEEEEAHRVQGTTVMELEEEEAHRVQGTTVMELEEEEAHRVQGTTVMELEEEEAHRVQESTVMEYDSFLPKQTDVEAEDSQFVVASVSTVAKEHTLVDDESRSSSIVNGSVALESATLEVKTPEKQVESSEEKKSMEYDFSQAVVGIQSIASPLVVDDTRALEFEYNGLLQKPVEYSVFTESKREEIHTFYGPNHSSAKSSRSTSLKAVSPTVTSATNSLLLDHKNNGIIDTQFPGHSSGQVTGDVQEEKLVAHGNGGLSHTRKDVNGDWKFPNDGKHEGHQTDESMPQFPAQIFKLDNSNGRSPETNDAYNRLLRDGRLKDCINLLEDLDQRDLLDMDKIYHASFFKACKKQRAVKEAFRFTKLILNPTLSTFNMLMSVCASSQDIEGARRVLRLVQENGMTADCKLYTTLISSCAKSGKVDAMFEVFHQMSNSGVEANLHTFGALIDGCGRAGQIAKAFGAYGILRSKNVKPDRVVFNALISACGQSGAVDRAFDVLAEMKAETHPIDPDHITIGALMKACFNAGQVERAKEVYQMIHKYEIRGTPEVYTIAVNSCSKSGDWEFACSIYKDMKEKGVTPDEVFFSALIDVAGHAKMLDEAFGILQDAKSQGIRLGTISYSSLMGACCNAKDWKKALELYEKIKSIKLRPTVSTMNALITALCEGNQLPKAMEYLNEIKTLGLKPNTITYSMLMLASERKDDFEVSFKLLSQAKEDGISPNFIMCRCITSLCKRRFEKDCASGEPVVSFKSGRPQIENKWTSMALMVYRETISGGTVPTTEVVSQVLGCLKLPHDAALRDRLISTLGINISQKQHNIFPLVDGFGEYDPRAFSLLEEATSLGVLPSVSFNKIPILFDTTELPNNVAEVYLLTIFKGLKHRLAAGAKIPHINLIISMEEKDFTTPEGEKTIDLTGRVGREIGALLRRLGIPYHRKDSRLRINGVSLKNWFQPKVDSPFSGGKPGHLRSSQVPLGNQISRQQRSIRLGNLSLE, from the exons ATGGAGGTTAGCTCCACCTTCGTCTCATCAACCACCACTAGATCGTCTAAATACCTTACCCTAACTTCATACTCTCCGGTGATTCTTCCGGCTTCTAGTCTCCGCTCCATCCGCCGTGATTTTCTCGGTTGTTGTCACAGTCTCCGTCCTTCTTCTCCTCATAATAATCTTCGAACTCGCTCCGGGAAACGAAATTCTCGTCGCTCTTATTATACTCGATCGCCTCGTTTAGTTGTTAGAGCTTCTATCGACTCTGGTttgattcttgttgttgttgctgtcacTACCTTCTCCGCCATTGCTTTCGCTTACTGCCACAATTCTTTCAGGAAACGCAACTCATCGGATAAG GTTACAGCATCTCCTCCAAAGATTCATGGCGGAGAAAGTGGACATTTAGATGGAGATGTTCATAAAGGAAGTCCTGTGGGAATTAATGGAGGGTTCAGTAAGATGGAGGAAAAAAGTGTTATCAAATTGGAAGAAGAGGAGGCTCATCGACTTCAGGGAACTACAGTGATGGAgttggaagaagaggaggcTCATCGAGTTCAGGGAACTACAGTGATGGAgttggaagaagaggaggcTCATCGAGTTCAGGGAACTACAGTGATGGAgttggaagaagaggaggcTCATCGAGTTCAGGGAACTACAGTGATGGAgttggaagaagaggaggcTCATCGAGTTCAGGAAAGTACCGTGATGGAGTATGATTCATTTTTGCCCAAACAAACGGATGTGGAAGCTGAGGATTCTCAGTTTGTTGTCGCCAGTGTCAGCACAGTTGCAAAGGAACATACTTTAGTAGATGATGAGTCCCGTTCATCTTCCATAGTTAATGGGTCTGTTGCTTTGGAATCAGCTACCTTGGAAGTAAAAACGCCTGAAAAACAAGTTGAAAGCagcgaagagaagaagagtatgGAGTATGATTTTTCACAAGCAGTGGTGGGAATTCAGTCGATTGCTTCTCCACTTGTGGTAGATGATACACGTGCGCTAGAGTTTGAGTACAATGGTTTGCTCCAGAAGCCTGTTGAGTACAGCGTCTTCACGGAGagtaagagagaagagattcaCACATTTTATGGGCCTAATCATTCATCAGCCAAGTCTTCAAGGTCGACTAGTCTTAAAGCAGTCTCTCCTACTGTTACTTCTGCAACTAATAGTTTATTGCTGGACCACAAGAACAATGGTATAATTGATACTCAATTCCCCGGACATAGTTCTGGTCAGGTTACTG GTGATGTTCAAGAAGAAAAACTTGTGGCACACGGTAACGGCGGTTTATCTCACACTAGGAAAGATGTTAATGGAGACTGGAAATTTCCAAATGATGGGAAGCATGAGGGTCACCAGACTGATGAAAGCATGCCTCAGTTCCCTGCTCAAATTTTTAAGCTAGATAATAGTAATGGACGTTCTCCAGAAACTAATGATGCTTACAACCGTTTACTTAGAGATGGAAG gCTAAAGGATTGCATAAACTTGCTCGAAGATTTGGACCAAAGGGATCTACTGGACATGGACAAG ATTTATCATGCAAGTTTCTTTAAAGCCTGCAAGAAGCAACGAGCTGTCAAGGAAGCATTTCGCTTTACCAAGTTGATTCTAAATCCAACCTTAAGCACATTCAATATGTTAATGTCTGTCTGCGCAAGCTCACAGGACATAGAAG GAGCTCGACGAGTTTTGCGTCTGGTACAAGAGAACGGTATGACTGCTGATTGCAAACTTTACacaactttaatatcaagttgtGCGAAAAGTGGAAAAGTTGATGCAATGTTCGAG GTGTTCCACCAGATGTCAAATTCTGGAGTGGAAGCTAACCTTCACACGTTCGGTGCACTTATTGATGGCTGTGGTAGAGCTGGACAAATAGCAAAGGCATTTGGTGCTTATGGAATTTTAAGGTCTAAG AATGTTAAGCCAGACCGGGTTGTATTCAATGCCCTCATCTCTGCATGTGGTCAATCAGGAGCTGTTGACCGTGCTTTTGATGTGTTAGCTGAAATGAAGGCTGAGACGCATCCTATAGACCCTGATCATATCACGATCGGTGCATTGATGAAGGCATGCTTTAATGCTGGTCAG GTTGAACGAGCAAAAGAAGTTTACCAGATGATCCATAAATATGAAATCAGGGGTACTCCAGAAGTTTATACCATTGCTGTGAATAGTTGCAGCAAGTCTGGGGACTGGGAATTTGCTTGTAGTATATACAAGGACATGAAAGAAAAAGGCGTGACCCCTGACGAG GTGTTTTTCAGTGCACTTATCGATGTTGCAGGACATGCAAAAATGTTAGACGAGGCTTTTGGCATTCTACAGGATGCAAAATCTCAAGGAATACGTCTTGGAACTATATCATATAGCTCACTGATGGGAGCTTGTTGTAAC GCGAAGGATTGGAAGAAAGCACTGGAGCTCTATGAAAAAATCAAGTCGATCAAACTTAGACCAACAGTTTCAACAATGAATGCCCTTATTACTGCTCTGT GTGAAGGTAATCAACTGCCCAAGGCTATGGAATATCTCAATGAGATAAAGACTTTGGGATTAAAACCAAATACTATCACTTACTCTATGCTCATGCTAGCAAGTGAAAG AAAGGATGACTTTGAAGTAAGTTTCAAGCTCCTTTCTCAAGCCAAAGAAGATGGAATATCACCAAACTTCATCATGTGCAGATGCATAACCA GCCTGTGCAAGCGAAGGTTTGAGAAGGATTGCGCTAGTGGTGAACCTGTTGTGTCCTTCAAATCAGGGCGACctcaaattgaaaataaatg GACATCAATGGCCTTAATGGTTTACCGAGAGACAATTTCAGGTGGAACAGTTCCTACTACAGAAGTAGTTTCACAAGTTTTGGGGTGCTTGAAACTTCCACACGATGCTGCTTTGCGGGATAGGCTGATTTCAACTTTAGGCATAAACATTTCacaaaaacaacataacatATTCCCACTAGttgatggatttggagagtatGATCCTCGTGCATTTTCATTGCTCGAG GAGGCTACTTCTCTTGGAGTTCTTCCTTCTGTGTCCTTCAATAAAATTCCAATACTTTTTGACACGACAGAGTTGCCGAACAACGTGGCTGAg GTTTACCTCTTAACCATCTTTAAAGGTCTTAAGCATCGCCTTGCAGCTG GTGCGAAGATACCTCACATTAATTTGATCATTTCAATGGAAGAAAAGGACTTTACGACTCCTGAAGGCGAGAAGACAATTGACCTTACAGGAAG GGTGGGACGAGAAATTGGTGCATTGTTGAGAAGGTTAGGGATACCCTATCATAGAAAGGATTCAAGATTAAGAATCAATGGTGTTTCTTTGAAGAACTGGTTTCAACCAAAGGTGGATTCACCTTTCTCTGGTGGGAAACCAGGGCATTTAAGATCATCACAAGTACCACTAGGGAACCAAATCAGTCGTCAGCAACGCAGCATTCGGCTAGGGAATCTGTCACTTGAGTGA
- the LOC104729735 gene encoding pentatricopeptide repeat-containing protein MRL1, chloroplastic isoform X1 → MEVSSTFVSSTTTRSSKYLTLTSYSPVILPASSLRSIRRDFLGCCHSLRPSSPHNNLRTRSGKRNSRRSYYTRSPRLVVRASIDSGLILVVVAVTTFSAIAFAYCHNSFRKRNSSDKVTASPPKIHGGESGHLDGDVHKGSPVGINGGFSKMEEKSVIKLEEEEAHRLQGTTVMELEEEEAHRVQGTTVMELEEEEAHRVQGTTVMELEEEEAHRVQGTTVMELEEEEAHRVQESTVMEYDSFLPKQTDVEAEDSQFVVASVSTVAKEHTLVDDESRSSSIVNGSVALESATLEVKTPEKQVESSEEKKSMEYDFSQAVVGIQSIASPLVVDDTRALEFEYNGLLQKPVEYSVFTESKREEIHTFYGPNHSSAKSSRSTSLKAVSPTVTSATNSLLLDHKNNGIIDTQFPGHSSGQVTGDVQEEKLVAHGNGGLSHTRKDVNGDWKFPNDGKHEGHQTDESMPQFPAQIFKLDNSNGRSPETNDAYNRLLRDGRLKDCINLLEDLDQRDLLDMDKIYHASFFKACKKQRAVKEAFRFTKLILNPTLSTFNMLMSVCASSQDIEGARRVLRLVQENGMTADCKLYTTLISSCAKSGKVDAMFEVFHQMSNSGVEANLHTFGALIDGCGRAGQIAKAFGAYGILRSKNVKPDRVVFNALISACGQSGAVDRAFDVLAEMKAETHPIDPDHITIGALMKACFNAGQVERAKEVYQMIHKYEIRGTPEVYTIAVNSCSKSGDWEFACSIYKDMKEKGVTPDEVFFSALIDVAGHAKMLDEAFGILQDAKSQGIRLGTISYSSLMGACCNAKDWKKALELYEKIKSIKLRPTVSTMNALITALCEGNQLPKAMEYLNEIKTLGLKPNTITYSMLMLASERKDDFEVSFKLLSQAKEDGISPNFIMCRCITSLCKRRFEKDCASGEPVVSFKSGRPQIENKWTSMALMVYRETISGGTVPTTEVVSQVLGCLKLPHDAALRDRLISTLGINISQKQHNIFPLVDGFGEYDPRAFSLLEEATSLGVLPSVSFNKIPILFDTTELPNNVAEVYLLTIFKGLKHRLAAGAKIPHINLIISMEEKDFTTPEGEKTIDLTGRVGREIGALLRRLGIPYHRKDSRLRINGVSLKNWFQPKVDSPFSGGKPGHLRSSQVPLGNQISRQQRSIRLGNLSLE, encoded by the exons ATGGAGGTTAGCTCCACCTTCGTCTCATCAACCACCACTAGATCGTCTAAATACCTTACCCTAACTTCATACTCTCCGGTGATTCTTCCGGCTTCTAGTCTCCGCTCCATCCGCCGTGATTTTCTCGGTTGTTGTCACAGTCTCCGTCCTTCTTCTCCTCATAATAATCTTCGAACTCGCTCCGGGAAACGAAATTCTCGTCGCTCTTATTATACTCGATCGCCTCGTTTAGTTGTTAGAGCTTCTATCGACTCTGGTttgattcttgttgttgttgctgtcacTACCTTCTCCGCCATTGCTTTCGCTTACTGCCACAATTCTTTCAGGAAACGCAACTCATCGGATAAG GTTACAGCATCTCCTCCAAAGATTCATGGCGGAGAAAGTGGACATTTAGATGGAGATGTTCATAAAGGAAGTCCTGTGGGAATTAATGGAGGGTTCAGTAAGATGGAGGAAAAAAGTGTTATCAAATTGGAAGAAGAGGAGGCTCATCGACTTCAGGGAACTACAGTGATGGAgttggaagaagaggaggcTCATCGAGTTCAGGGAACTACAGTGATGGAgttggaagaagaggaggcTCATCGAGTTCAGGGAACTACAGTGATGGAgttggaagaagaggaggcTCATCGAGTTCAGGGAACTACAGTGATGGAgttggaagaagaggaggcTCATCGAGTTCAGGAAAGTACCGTGATGGAGTATGATTCATTTTTGCCCAAACAAACGGATGTGGAAGCTGAGGATTCTCAGTTTGTTGTCGCCAGTGTCAGCACAGTTGCAAAGGAACATACTTTAGTAGATGATGAGTCCCGTTCATCTTCCATAGTTAATGGGTCTGTTGCTTTGGAATCAGCTACCTTGGAAGTAAAAACGCCTGAAAAACAAGTTGAAAGCagcgaagagaagaagagtatgGAGTATGATTTTTCACAAGCAGTGGTGGGAATTCAGTCGATTGCTTCTCCACTTGTGGTAGATGATACACGTGCGCTAGAGTTTGAGTACAATGGTTTGCTCCAGAAGCCTGTTGAGTACAGCGTCTTCACGGAGagtaagagagaagagattcaCACATTTTATGGGCCTAATCATTCATCAGCCAAGTCTTCAAGGTCGACTAGTCTTAAAGCAGTCTCTCCTACTGTTACTTCTGCAACTAATAGTTTATTGCTGGACCACAAGAACAATGGTATAATTGATACTCAATTCCCCGGACATAGTTCTGGTCAGGTTACTG GTGATGTTCAAGAAGAAAAACTTGTGGCACACGGTAACGGCGGTTTATCTCACACTAGGAAAGATGTTAATGGAGACTGGAAATTTCCAAATGATGGGAAGCATGAGGGTCACCAGACTGATGAAAGCATGCCTCAGTTCCCTGCTCAAATTTTTAAGCTAGATAATAGTAATGGACGTTCTCCAGAAACTAATGATGCTTACAACCGTTTACTTAGAGATGGAAG gCTAAAGGATTGCATAAACTTGCTCGAAGATTTGGACCAAAGGGATCTACTGGACATGGACAAG ATTTATCATGCAAGTTTCTTTAAAGCCTGCAAGAAGCAACGAGCTGTCAAGGAAGCATTTCGCTTTACCAAGTTGATTCTAAATCCAACCTTAAGCACATTCAATATGTTAATGTCTGTCTGCGCAAGCTCACAGGACATAGAAG GAGCTCGACGAGTTTTGCGTCTGGTACAAGAGAACGGTATGACTGCTGATTGCAAACTTTACacaactttaatatcaagttgtGCGAAAAGTGGAAAAGTTGATGCAATGTTCGAG GTGTTCCACCAGATGTCAAATTCTGGAGTGGAAGCTAACCTTCACACGTTCGGTGCACTTATTGATGGCTGTGGTAGAGCTGGACAAATAGCAAAGGCATTTGGTGCTTATGGAATTTTAAGGTCTAAG AATGTTAAGCCAGACCGGGTTGTATTCAATGCCCTCATCTCTGCATGTGGTCAATCAGGAGCTGTTGACCGTGCTTTTGATGTGTTAGCTGAAATGAAGGCTGAGACGCATCCTATAGACCCTGATCATATCACGATCGGTGCATTGATGAAGGCATGCTTTAATGCTGGTCAG GTTGAACGAGCAAAAGAAGTTTACCAGATGATCCATAAATATGAAATCAGGGGTACTCCAGAAGTTTATACCATTGCTGTGAATAGTTGCAGCAAGTCTGGGGACTGGGAATTTGCTTGTAGTATATACAAGGACATGAAAGAAAAAGGCGTGACCCCTGACGAG GTGTTTTTCAGTGCACTTATCGATGTTGCAGGACATGCAAAAATGTTAGACGAGGCTTTTGGCATTCTACAGGATGCAAAATCTCAAGGAATACGTCTTGGAACTATATCATATAGCTCACTGATGGGAGCTTGTTGTAAC GCGAAGGATTGGAAGAAAGCACTGGAGCTCTATGAAAAAATCAAGTCGATCAAACTTAGACCAACAGTTTCAACAATGAATGCCCTTATTACTGCTCTGT GTGAAGGTAATCAACTGCCCAAGGCTATGGAATATCTCAATGAG ATAAAGACTTTGGGATTAAAACCAAATACTATCACGTACTCTATGCTCATGCTAGCAAGTGAAAG AAAGGATGACTTTGAAGTAAGTTTCAAACTCCTTTCTCAAGCCAAAGAAGATGGAATATCACCAAACTTCATCATGTGCAGATGCATAACCA GCCTGTGCAAGCGAAGGTTTGAGAAGGATTGCGCTAGTGGTGAACCTGTTGTGTCCTTCAAATCAGGGCGACctcaaattgaaaataaatg GACATCAATGGCCTTAATGGTTTACCGAGAGACAATTTCAGGTGGAACAGTTCCTACTACAGAAGTAGTTTCACAAGTTTTGGGGTGCTTGAAACTTCCACACGATGCTGCTTTGCGGGATAGGCTGATTTCAACTTTAGGCATAAACATTTCacaaaaacaacataacatATTCCCACTAGttgatggatttggagagtatGATCCTCGTGCATTTTCATTGCTCGAG GAGGCTACTTCTCTTGGAGTTCTTCCTTCTGTGTCCTTCAATAAAATTCCAATACTTTTTGACACGACAGAGTTGCCGAACAACGTGGCTGAg GTTTACCTCTTAACCATCTTTAAAGGTCTTAAGCATCGCCTTGCAGCTG GTGCGAAGATACCTCACATTAATTTGATCATTTCAATGGAAGAAAAGGACTTTACGACTCCTGAAGGCGAGAAGACAATTGACCTTACAGGAAG GGTGGGACGAGAAATTGGTGCATTGTTGAGAAGGTTAGGGATACCCTATCATAGAAAGGATTCAAGATTAAGAATCAATGGTGTTTCTTTGAAGAACTGGTTTCAACCAAAGGTGGATTCACCTTTCTCTGGTGGGAAACCAGGGCATTTAAGATCATCACAAGTACCACTAGGGAACCAAATCAGTCGTCAGCAACGCAGCATTCGGCTAGGGAATCTGTCACTTGAGTGA
- the LOC109128142 gene encoding auxin-induced protein 15A-like has translation MAIRLSRVMNSKQSQKQQNRVPKGHVAVYVGEEMENKKRFVVPISYLNHPSFQGLLSRAEEEFGFNHPIGGLTIPCREETFVGLLNSHGCIV, from the coding sequence ATGGCTATTAGATTGTCGCGTGTTATGAACTCTAAACAGTCCCAAAAACAGCAAAATCGAGTCCCAAAAGGACATGTTGCCGTTTACGTCGGAGAAGAGATGGAGAACAAGAAGAGGTTCGTGGTTCCTATCTCGTATTTGAACCATCCTTCGTTTCAAGGTTTGCTTAGTCGAgcagaagaagagtttggtttCAATCATCCAATAGGTGGATTAACGATTCCTTGCAGAGAAGAAACTTTTGTTGGTCTTTTGAATTCTCATGGTTGTATTGTTTGA
- the LOC104729737 gene encoding auxin-responsive protein SAUR21, translating into MIQFKDIAFEVKRIAAKRISRLRHIINVRKGHFTVYVGEDAEETKRFVVPISYLKHPLFQALLHQAEDEFGTDHKRKSLTIPCPHHVFLDVTSRLNR; encoded by the coding sequence ATGATTCAGTTCAAGGATATCGCTTTTGAAGTCAAGAGAATAGCCGCTAAAAGAATATCGCGTTTAAGACACATAATCAACGTACGAAAGGGTCACTTTACGGTATACGTTGGGGAAGACGCGGAAGAGACGAAGAGATTTGTGGTTCCAATATCTTACTTAAAACATCCTTTGTTCCAAGCTTTGTTGCATCAAGCCGAAGATGAGTTCGGCACAGATCATAAGAGGAAATCCCTCACGATCCCTTGTCCTCACCATGTCTTTCTTGACGTCACTTCTCGTCTGAATCGTTAG
- the LOC104733141 gene encoding auxin-induced protein 15A, producing MGIQLVGLSQAKQKLQRSLSARIASLLATSGTNNVPKGHVAVYVGETYQRKRFVIPISYLNHPLFQGLLNLAEEEFGFDHPMGGLTIPCTEDYFTALASILSGS from the coding sequence ATGGGTATCCAATTGGTCGGACTGTCTCAAGCAAAGCAAAAGCTTCAAAGAAGCTTATCGGCGAGAATCGCCAGCCTCTTGGCTACGTCGGGTACTAATAATGTCCCAAAGGGTCATGTGGCCGTCTATGTGGGGGAGACTTATCAAAGGAAGAGATTTGTGATACCCATATCGTATTTAAACCACCCATTGTTCCAAGGTTTGCTGAACCTTGCGGAGGAAGAGTTCGGGTTCGACCATCCAATGGGAGGTCTCACCATTCCTTGCACTGAAGATTACTTCACTGCCCTAGCTTCTATTCTAAGTGGTTCATGA
- the LOC104729738 gene encoding auxin-induced protein 15A translates to MAIIKKTSKLTQTAMLKQILKRCSSLGKKNGGGYDEDCLPLDVPKGHFPVYVGENRSRYIVPISFLTHPEFQSLLRRAEEEFGFDHDMGLTIPCDELAFQTLTSMIR, encoded by the coding sequence atggcTATAATAAAGAAAACTTCAAAACTCACACAAACAGCAATGCTGAAGCAGATTCTGAAGAGATGCTCAAGCTTAGGGAAGAAGAACGGAGGAGGGTACGATGAAGATTGCCTTCCACTCGATGTACCAAAAGGACACTTCCCTGTGTATGTTGGAGAGAACAGAAGCAGATACATTGTCCCAATCTCCTTCTTGACTCATCCTGAGTTCCAATCTCTCTTACGACGAGCAGAGGAAGAATTTGGGTTCGATCACGACATGGGTCTCACCATTCCATGTGATGAACTCGCGTTTCAAACCCTAACCTCCATGATCCGATGA